A part of Arachis hypogaea cultivar Tifrunner chromosome 12, arahy.Tifrunner.gnm2.J5K5, whole genome shotgun sequence genomic DNA contains:
- the LOC140176873 gene encoding protein ROOT HAIR DEFECTIVE 3 homolog 2-like: MTTGIESETIESHASSVHDTKLSEITTKFEKQLAKGLIEPVESLFEAGGKDTWVSIRKLLKRETEAAVTELSACISGFELDEETVERMQQSLRDYAKQIVANKAKEESGKILIRMKDRMPEDNINIL; this comes from the exons ATGACGACAGGTATTGAGTCAGAGACTATTGAGTCACATGCTTCATCTGTGCATGACACAAAGTTATCAGAAATAACAACTAAATTTGAG AAACAATTGGCCAAGGGCCTGATTGAGCCAGTGGAGTCACTATTTGAAGCAGGTGGAAAAGACACTTGGGTTTCAATAAGGAAGCTTCTTAAACGTGAGACTGAAGCTGCCGTAACAGAACTTTCAGCTTGTATTTCTGGTTTTGAATTGGATGAAGAAACAGTTGAAAGAATGCAACAAAGCTTAAGGGACTATGCAAAACAAATAGTGGCAaataaagcaaaagaagagtcaGGAAAGATTCTGATTCGCATGAAGGATAG gATGCCTGAAGATAACattaatattttatga